One Dictyoglomus turgidum DSM 6724 DNA window includes the following coding sequences:
- a CDS encoding Fur family transcriptional regulator, which translates to MSLKESLKERGIRLSKPRLMVLEFFENNPSGHFSINEIYENLKKQSKNISFTSVYRTCKLLERLGYIKAITFEERHVHYESNSKPHLHIQCIYCGKREEREFKNWNEILKILPVDEKEYLITSCNINILGVCKECKEKINKKEE; encoded by the coding sequence ATGAGTTTAAAAGAGAGCTTAAAAGAAAGAGGAATAAGATTAAGTAAACCAAGACTTATGGTTCTTGAGTTTTTCGAAAATAATCCCTCAGGACATTTTTCTATAAATGAAATCTATGAAAATCTTAAAAAACAGAGTAAAAACATCTCTTTTACATCGGTCTACAGGACTTGTAAACTCCTTGAAAGACTTGGATATATAAAGGCCATAACCTTTGAAGAGAGACATGTACATTATGAATCCAATTCAAAGCCTCATCTTCATATTCAATGCATTTACTGCGGAAAAAGGGAAGAAAGAGAATTTAAAAATTGGAACGAAATACTAAAAATATTACCTGTAGACGAAAAAGAGTATTTAATCACATCTTGTAATATAAACATTTTAGGAGTATGTAAAGAATGCAAAGAAAAAATCAACAAAAAGGAGGAATAA
- a CDS encoding dihydroorotate dehydrogenase electron transfer subunit, translating into MVKDIVGEIVFNKKVGNNIYILSLEAEDVGEIYPGQFAMLRIENGYDPFLRRPMSLFKKNGNKYYFLYQVVGRGTEILSRKREGEEISILLPLGNSFPKLKERENVLIVGGGVGIAPLNFLVNFYKDQVNFYTFIGFSSFVLEEVYVDFKNYSREFVISSEDSSLGYKGKILDFIPENLDNFEKIISCGPSKMLEILMKKVKDKEKVYLSLEERMGCGFGICLSCAVRGKNRLLHVCKDGPVFCGTEVVFNE; encoded by the coding sequence ATGGTAAAGGATATAGTAGGAGAAATAGTTTTTAATAAAAAGGTTGGAAACAATATTTATATTCTGAGTTTAGAGGCAGAAGATGTAGGAGAAATTTACCCAGGGCAGTTTGCTATGCTAAGAATTGAAAATGGATATGATCCCTTTCTAAGAAGACCTATGAGCCTTTTTAAAAAAAATGGTAATAAGTACTATTTCTTGTATCAAGTTGTAGGAAGAGGAACAGAGATTTTAAGTAGAAAGAGAGAAGGTGAAGAAATAAGTATTTTGCTGCCCCTTGGGAACTCTTTTCCTAAATTGAAGGAAAGGGAAAATGTTCTTATTGTAGGGGGAGGAGTTGGGATAGCTCCTTTAAATTTTCTTGTGAATTTTTACAAAGACCAAGTTAATTTCTATACGTTTATAGGTTTTTCATCCTTTGTTCTTGAAGAGGTTTATGTAGACTTTAAAAATTACAGTAGAGAATTTGTCATCTCATCGGAAGACTCCTCCTTAGGATATAAAGGAAAAATCCTTGATTTTATTCCTGAGAATCTGGATAATTTTGAAAAAATAATCTCTTGTGGACCTTCTAAGATGTTAGAGATTTTAATGAAAAAAGTAAAAGATAAAGAAAAAGTTTATCTTTCCTTAGAAGAAAGAATGGGGTGTGGTTTTGGAATATGCCTTTCTTGTGCTGTTAGAGGAAAGAATAGACTTTTGCATGTTTGTAAGGATGGACCTGTTTTTTGTGGAACGGAGGTAGTTTTTAATGAGTAA
- the feoB gene encoding ferrous iron transport protein B, whose translation MEKIKIRVALAGNPNVGKSTVFNQLTGLNQHTGNWPGKTVEKKVGYVEKDHYILEITDLPGIYSLTANTLEELISREFIVKEKPDIVILIVDASALERNLYLLLQLRELIPNIIIGLNMLDILKAKRYKLDVKKLEERLNIPIIPMIASRGIGIDELINKVIEVYEKDNLDPTKIDYGELEEDINKIESILPENLEDYPKRWIALKLLESDPIITDLCKKKLKREDWEKIKELIEKNESNPIRVATARYNFIKKILEGVLEKPEKQAISWTEKLDEYFTHPVWGSFLAILIVALIFYLTFTLNNFLAEPVKNVLDFMGDKLSSLLVFLPNWWRDLLIEGVWQGIATILSFTPLITFFFFFLALLEDSGYLARLAFVSDRLMHILGLHGKSLIPLVISFGCNVPGVMATRTLEDEKDRILLIILDSFIPCVPRILVASFFLSIFFPKQAFFLLILLYLISFISIFISGKILRTKVLKTSFNPLLMELPIYKIPNPKLVLLYIWDKIKHFLVRAGTVMAFLSAIIWILSHYPTGDIQNSILAEISRFFSLFMKPLGFNWELTTGLLSGFVAKEATLSTLSAIYGVSGSELGKILLENITPIAAFSFIVFQLLYIPCASTVATIYQETKSIKWTLFSMGYSLMYAYVFTFILHQILSIIGIL comes from the coding sequence ATGGAAAAAATTAAAATAAGGGTTGCTCTCGCTGGGAATCCAAATGTGGGAAAAAGCACTGTTTTTAATCAATTAACAGGGTTAAATCAGCACACAGGAAATTGGCCTGGAAAAACCGTAGAAAAGAAAGTAGGATATGTGGAAAAAGATCATTACATATTGGAAATAACTGATCTCCCCGGTATATATAGTTTGACTGCAAATACCTTAGAAGAGTTAATATCTCGGGAATTCATTGTAAAAGAAAAACCTGACATAGTTATACTTATTGTGGATGCTTCAGCCCTTGAAAGAAATCTTTATCTCTTATTACAGTTAAGAGAACTTATTCCCAATATCATTATAGGTCTCAACATGTTAGATATCCTAAAAGCAAAAAGATATAAATTAGATGTAAAAAAATTAGAAGAAAGATTGAACATACCAATTATTCCAATGATTGCTTCAAGGGGAATAGGAATTGATGAACTTATCAATAAAGTTATTGAAGTATATGAAAAGGACAACTTAGATCCAACAAAAATTGATTATGGGGAGTTAGAAGAAGATATTAATAAGATTGAAAGTATTTTGCCAGAAAACTTAGAAGATTATCCAAAAAGATGGATAGCTCTAAAGCTTCTTGAAAGCGATCCTATAATAACTGATCTCTGCAAAAAGAAATTAAAAAGAGAAGATTGGGAAAAAATAAAAGAACTTATTGAGAAAAATGAGAGTAATCCTATAAGAGTTGCCACTGCAAGATACAATTTTATCAAAAAAATTTTAGAGGGAGTTTTAGAAAAACCAGAGAAACAAGCCATATCTTGGACTGAAAAATTAGATGAGTACTTTACTCATCCTGTATGGGGTAGTTTCTTAGCTATATTAATTGTGGCATTAATTTTTTATCTAACCTTTACTTTAAATAACTTCTTAGCAGAACCTGTCAAGAATGTATTAGACTTTATGGGAGACAAACTTTCTTCACTTTTAGTCTTCTTACCTAATTGGTGGAGAGATTTACTTATAGAAGGAGTATGGCAAGGAATTGCTACTATACTGTCTTTTACCCCTTTAATTACTTTTTTCTTTTTCTTTCTTGCTCTGCTTGAAGACTCAGGATATTTGGCTCGCTTAGCCTTTGTGTCCGACAGATTAATGCATATCTTAGGATTACATGGAAAGTCTCTAATTCCTTTAGTGATAAGTTTTGGTTGTAATGTCCCAGGGGTCATGGCTACGAGAACTTTAGAAGATGAAAAAGATAGAATACTATTAATAATCTTAGATTCCTTTATACCATGTGTCCCAAGAATACTTGTAGCTTCTTTTTTCCTAAGTATATTCTTTCCTAAGCAAGCATTTTTTCTTCTTATACTCTTATATCTCATAAGTTTTATATCTATCTTTATTAGTGGAAAAATCCTAAGGACAAAAGTATTAAAAACGTCCTTCAATCCTTTACTCATGGAGCTTCCTATATATAAAATTCCAAATCCAAAATTGGTACTTCTTTATATTTGGGATAAAATAAAACATTTTCTTGTAAGAGCAGGAACCGTTATGGCTTTCCTTTCGGCTATTATATGGATTTTATCCCATTATCCAACAGGAGATATTCAAAACTCAATTCTCGCAGAAATTAGTAGATTCTTTTCTCTGTTTATGAAACCCCTGGGTTTTAATTGGGAACTTACTACGGGACTTCTCTCTGGATTTGTCGCTAAAGAAGCAACCCTTTCCACCTTAAGTGCCATTTATGGGGTAAGTGGGAGTGAACTTGGAAAGATCCTTTTAGAAAATATTACCCCTATAGCGGCTTTTAGCTTTATAGTCTTCCAACTTCTATATATTCCATGTGCTTCCACAGTAGCTACCATATACCAAGAGACAAAATCTATTAAATGGACCCTTTTCTCTATGGGTTATTCTCTAATGTATGCCTATGTTTTTACTTTTATTCTTCACCAAATCTTGTCCATTATAGGGATATTGTGA
- a CDS encoding M1 family aminopeptidase has protein sequence MKKFILLTFFIAIFVSNIVWAESSYKIYAQLSPKEKMISGKVEVDYENNTQKDLEEIYFYLPMNLYKEKNPYISNVIQDSQYVNGFDPAYTKINRVEDDNGKALEYTLEEGKILSQNYSLKDNYLRVKLPKSLAPKERFRLVIYFETKFPEAYFGDMAYASNAFLCRFGWFPYELAHTQNGWDKGGILVSANFYLELLVPKSYQAAVGMDEVQEEVAGDWKRIIGKNTSPRRSLPLAISSEYRVYKLYDDKYPEIYVYHYPGREYKARIFASYAREIYDYYSRLYGVTKHKRINIVEGQTYGLYGMTSDGLIIVGKSAFNSSDLITPFILERLNECLLAHEIAHLWWAMDISTDFDRENWISEGFAQYLSITYFERKYGAKGGNLFPDLEDDYFLSYIKDYLLGDLNLREYMVEIPYIYYLRDGWDEEIVKDFWNSCANGYSDKVYNKSYLALRALAYEFGEDNFDNYIKNLHEKYENKVITTEEIKSNLEKYSGKDLSEFFKKWFYSKGKVDYEIVGIKTLYKDGKYINRIEIKNNGEINIPCEVKVFTQDKQEKKVIYDGISKILEVETNVPIDKVVIDPDSKIPDANRVNNWYPRKIIFTSKREIPLDAYVFYYDLVPSFSIDFSTFEINYASYHLEFYDLFNFHLLLESFYQDGYRGANFIFTRNFPKDDNFTMQFVFMEPDIWAGKLSFTKNIWKKFDLGISNNYWDKAYILNFSLSYNELLNNKLYFDFVITRVADYYKKALLSQFSLRTGYSRVGFDMYRVDGVLSKDFLIFPQSTLNITAKVGYVGGNPDEEERVNLSDFKSLTSDYYGNVKLASFINWNIPIAKDLELKFFNFFILHRLETNVYLEFGGVWDNINSIDKAGLNLGLGFEFVYKFITFFDLPLNLYMGYAFPIWQGTPNPNEVGRFYSYLSFGL, from the coding sequence ATGAAGAAGTTTATTTTATTAACCTTTTTTATTGCAATTTTTGTCTCAAATATAGTCTGGGCAGAGTCAAGTTATAAGATTTATGCACAACTTTCTCCAAAAGAGAAGATGATAAGTGGAAAGGTAGAGGTGGATTATGAGAATAATACCCAAAAGGATTTAGAAGAAATATATTTTTATCTTCCCATGAATCTTTACAAAGAGAAAAATCCATATATTAGTAATGTGATTCAGGATTCTCAATATGTTAATGGGTTTGATCCAGCCTATACTAAAATAAATAGAGTAGAAGATGACAACGGGAAAGCTTTAGAATATACCCTTGAGGAAGGTAAAATACTTTCTCAGAATTATTCATTAAAAGATAATTATTTAAGGGTGAAACTTCCAAAGAGTCTTGCTCCAAAAGAAAGGTTTAGGTTAGTCATATATTTTGAAACGAAATTTCCTGAAGCCTATTTTGGGGATATGGCATACGCAAGTAATGCCTTTTTATGTCGATTTGGATGGTTCCCCTATGAACTTGCCCATACTCAAAATGGTTGGGATAAAGGTGGAATATTAGTTTCTGCTAACTTTTATTTAGAGCTTTTAGTTCCTAAGAGTTATCAAGCAGCAGTAGGTATGGATGAAGTTCAGGAAGAAGTTGCTGGAGATTGGAAAAGAATTATAGGCAAAAATACAAGTCCAAGAAGATCTCTTCCATTGGCTATTAGTAGTGAATATAGGGTTTATAAACTTTACGATGATAAATATCCTGAGATCTATGTGTACCATTATCCAGGAAGAGAATATAAGGCAAGAATTTTTGCTAGTTATGCTCGGGAGATTTACGACTATTATTCAAGACTCTATGGAGTAACAAAACATAAAAGAATAAATATAGTTGAGGGACAGACTTATGGACTTTATGGTATGACTTCCGACGGTTTGATTATAGTTGGGAAGAGTGCATTTAATTCTTCCGATTTAATAACTCCTTTTATTTTGGAAAGATTAAATGAATGTCTCTTGGCTCATGAAATTGCTCATCTTTGGTGGGCTATGGACATAAGCACAGATTTTGATAGAGAGAATTGGATTTCAGAAGGTTTTGCTCAATATCTTTCCATAACCTATTTTGAAAGAAAATATGGGGCAAAGGGAGGGAATCTTTTCCCTGACTTGGAAGATGATTATTTTTTGTCTTATATTAAAGATTATCTTTTAGGTGATTTAAATTTAAGAGAGTATATGGTGGAAATTCCCTATATTTATTATTTAAGAGATGGTTGGGATGAGGAAATAGTAAAAGATTTTTGGAATAGCTGTGCCAATGGTTATAGTGATAAAGTCTATAATAAGTCTTATCTTGCTTTGAGGGCTTTAGCTTATGAATTTGGGGAGGATAATTTTGATAATTATATTAAAAATTTGCACGAAAAGTATGAGAATAAGGTAATTACCACCGAAGAAATAAAAAGCAATTTAGAAAAATACAGTGGAAAAGATCTTTCGGAGTTCTTTAAAAAGTGGTTTTATTCAAAGGGAAAAGTAGATTATGAGATAGTAGGGATAAAAACTTTATACAAAGATGGAAAATATATAAACAGGATTGAAATCAAAAACAATGGAGAAATTAATATTCCTTGTGAAGTAAAAGTTTTTACTCAAGATAAACAAGAGAAGAAAGTTATATATGATGGAATTAGCAAGATTTTAGAAGTTGAAACCAATGTTCCTATAGATAAAGTAGTGATTGATCCCGATTCAAAAATCCCTGACGCTAATAGGGTTAATAATTGGTACCCAAGAAAAATAATTTTTACTTCTAAAAGAGAGATTCCTTTAGATGCTTATGTATTTTATTATGATTTAGTTCCGAGTTTTAGCATTGATTTTTCTACTTTTGAGATAAACTATGCGTCCTATCATTTAGAATTCTATGATCTTTTTAATTTTCATTTGCTTTTGGAAAGTTTTTATCAGGATGGATATAGAGGTGCAAATTTCATATTTACTCGCAATTTCCCCAAGGATGATAATTTTACCATGCAGTTTGTTTTTATGGAGCCTGATATTTGGGCAGGAAAGCTTTCCTTTACCAAAAATATATGGAAAAAATTTGACCTTGGCATAAGTAATAATTATTGGGATAAGGCATATATTTTGAATTTTTCTTTGTCCTATAATGAACTTTTGAATAATAAATTATATTTTGACTTTGTCATAACAAGGGTTGCAGACTATTATAAGAAGGCTTTATTAAGTCAATTTTCTCTGAGGACTGGATATTCAAGGGTAGGTTTTGACATGTATAGGGTTGACGGAGTTTTGAGCAAAGACTTCTTAATCTTTCCTCAGAGTACACTTAACATAACAGCTAAGGTGGGATATGTAGGTGGTAATCCTGATGAGGAAGAAAGGGTCAATCTTTCTGATTTCAAATCCTTGACCTCAGATTATTATGGAAATGTAAAACTTGCTTCTTTTATAAATTGGAATATTCCTATAGCTAAAGATTTAGAGTTGAAATTCTTTAATTTCTTTATATTACATAGACTTGAGACAAATGTTTATTTAGAATTTGGAGGAGTATGGGATAACATAAACTCTATTGATAAGGCTGGACTAAATTTAGGACTTGGATTTGAGTTTGTCTATAAATTTATTACTTTCTTTGATTTGCCATTAAATCTTTATATGGGATATGCTTTTCCTATATGGCAAGGAACACCTAATCCCAATGAGGTAGGAAGATTTTATTCCTATTTGTCCTTTGGATTGTAA
- a CDS encoding ABC transporter ATP-binding protein, which produces METILQVEDLKKSYGKIEALKGLSFEVKKGEVFALIGPNGAGKTTTLRIVATLLTPSEGNVVFMGKNLKEHADFVRENISYLPEEAGAYKNMRGLEYLRFMATFYAKNERDVEIFINRAKEISGLSDRLSDKIGTYSKGMIRKLLLARALMTKPALAILDEPTSGLDVMNALEIREIIREYVKEGTSVLLSSHNMLEIEFLSDRVALIDKGRILEVGTAEELKEKYSAKNLEEVFRRVVQ; this is translated from the coding sequence TTGGAAACCATATTGCAGGTTGAGGACCTTAAAAAATCCTATGGCAAGATTGAGGCTTTAAAGGGATTAAGCTTTGAGGTTAAAAAAGGAGAGGTTTTTGCTCTTATTGGTCCTAATGGTGCTGGAAAAACTACTACTTTGAGAATTGTTGCTACTCTTCTTACTCCTTCCGAAGGTAATGTAGTTTTTATGGGGAAAAATCTTAAGGAGCACGCAGATTTTGTAAGGGAGAATATTTCTTACCTTCCCGAAGAAGCAGGTGCATATAAAAATATGAGAGGGCTTGAGTATTTGAGATTTATGGCAACTTTTTATGCAAAAAATGAAAGGGATGTAGAAATTTTTATTAATAGAGCAAAGGAAATAAGTGGACTTTCGGATAGATTAAGTGATAAGATTGGAACTTATAGTAAAGGAATGATAAGGAAACTTCTTCTTGCAAGAGCTTTAATGACAAAACCTGCTCTTGCTATTCTTGACGAACCCACTTCAGGTCTTGATGTTATGAACGCTCTTGAGATTAGGGAGATTATTAGGGAATATGTAAAGGAGGGAACATCTGTACTTCTTTCTTCTCACAATATGCTTGAGATTGAGTTTCTATCAGATAGGGTAGCCTTGATTGATAAAGGAAGGATACTTGAGGTGGGGACAGCGGAAGAATTAAAAGAAAAGTATTCTGCAAAAAATTTAGAAGAGGTATTTAGGAGGGTAGTACAATGA
- a CDS encoding FeoA family protein: MIKKLIEMNKGQKGRVVAIRGGRGKILRLAEMGITPGEEVILLQKSLGPVIIKVKDTNLALGKGLAESILVEVGENGKN, encoded by the coding sequence TTGATTAAAAAACTTATAGAAATGAATAAAGGACAAAAAGGAAGAGTAGTTGCTATACGTGGAGGAAGAGGTAAAATTTTAAGGCTTGCAGAAATGGGCATAACCCCAGGAGAAGAGGTCATTCTACTTCAGAAATCTTTAGGACCTGTTATTATCAAAGTAAAAGATACAAATCTTGCCCTTGGCAAAGGTCTTGCTGAAAGCATCTTAGTGGAGGTTGGGGAGAATGGAAAAAATTAA
- the pyrF gene encoding orotidine-5'-phosphate decarboxylase: MRKYYPIIVALDFPEEKRALEIAEKLVPYIKNFKVGLELFSVAGPHIVKALKEMGTNVFIDLKLFDIPNTVVRTLDRLLALEPFMVTLHILGGEEMLRESVKLVSQYKESNKTEYPYLLGVTVLTSFNEETLRRSWGISRSLPEQVLFLAQLAQETGLDGVIASPWEIELLRNNLKRPMLIVTPGIRLTKEKTDDQQRIMTPREALERGSDYLVIGRPITQSPDPYEVIQNIRSQIEDIVESRL; the protein is encoded by the coding sequence ATGAGGAAATATTATCCTATTATAGTTGCTCTTGATTTTCCTGAGGAGAAAAGGGCATTAGAAATTGCAGAGAAGTTAGTTCCCTATATCAAGAATTTTAAAGTAGGGCTTGAACTTTTTTCAGTAGCAGGTCCTCATATAGTAAAAGCTTTGAAAGAAATGGGAACAAATGTATTTATAGATCTGAAACTCTTTGATATACCTAATACAGTGGTAAGAACCCTTGATAGACTTTTAGCTCTTGAACCTTTTATGGTTACTCTACATATTCTTGGTGGAGAGGAGATGCTTAGAGAATCTGTAAAGTTGGTTTCTCAATATAAAGAATCCAATAAGACTGAATATCCTTATCTTCTTGGGGTTACTGTTTTAACTAGTTTCAATGAAGAAACCTTAAGAAGAAGCTGGGGAATTTCAAGATCTTTGCCCGAACAAGTCCTTTTTCTTGCTCAACTTGCTCAGGAAACAGGCCTTGATGGAGTTATTGCTTCTCCTTGGGAGATTGAGCTTTTAAGAAATAACTTAAAAAGACCAATGTTGATTGTTACTCCTGGTATTAGACTTACTAAGGAAAAAACCGACGATCAGCAAAGAATTATGACTCCAAGAGAAGCTTTAGAAAGGGGTTCTGACTATCTTGTAATAGGACGTCCTATTACTCAGAGTCCTGATCCTTATGAGGTAATTCAAAATATAAGATCTCAGATTGAAGACATTGTTGAGAGCAGACTTTAG
- a CDS encoding dihydroorotate dehydrogenase, protein MSKVQVKVGSLTFKNPILLASGTCGNGKEINKFYNINILGGFVTKSITINPREGNPNPRIWESYAGILNSIGLENAGLDKFLEEEIPFLEKLNTNVIVSIAGEKKEEYYEIARVLRECKISGIEINLSCPNVEGGGMLFGIDSEMVKEITKNVVNIVDKPVWVKLTPQAKDIIGVAKAVRSAGGEAVVVFNTFLGLAIDWKKREPVFKRIFAGYSGPAIKPIVLRYVWELYEENILPIVGCGGIVNFTDVLEYIFAGASLVQIGSANFRDPWIGEKIVKEVQNYFKEEKVVDLIGIAHKNHEEVDK, encoded by the coding sequence ATGAGTAAAGTACAGGTAAAGGTTGGAAGTTTGACTTTTAAGAATCCAATTCTTCTCGCTTCAGGAACCTGTGGTAATGGTAAAGAAATTAACAAGTTTTATAATATCAACATATTGGGGGGATTTGTAACAAAAAGTATCACTATAAATCCAAGGGAAGGAAATCCTAATCCACGAATTTGGGAAAGTTATGCTGGTATTTTGAACTCTATAGGTCTTGAAAATGCTGGATTGGATAAGTTTCTTGAAGAGGAAATTCCTTTTCTTGAAAAATTAAATACTAATGTAATAGTGAGTATTGCTGGAGAAAAAAAAGAAGAGTACTACGAGATTGCGAGAGTCTTAAGAGAGTGTAAAATTTCTGGAATTGAAATTAATCTGTCTTGCCCCAATGTGGAAGGTGGTGGGATGCTCTTTGGAATTGATAGTGAGATGGTAAAGGAGATCACTAAAAATGTGGTAAATATAGTAGACAAACCAGTATGGGTGAAATTAACTCCTCAGGCAAAAGATATAATTGGAGTTGCAAAAGCGGTAAGGAGTGCTGGAGGAGAAGCAGTAGTAGTGTTCAATACCTTTTTAGGACTCGCGATTGATTGGAAGAAAAGAGAACCAGTTTTTAAAAGAATTTTTGCAGGATATTCTGGTCCGGCGATAAAACCAATTGTATTAAGATATGTTTGGGAACTATATGAAGAAAATATTCTTCCAATTGTGGGCTGTGGAGGAATAGTGAATTTTACAGATGTTCTTGAGTATATTTTTGCAGGTGCCTCTCTTGTTCAAATTGGATCTGCAAATTTTAGAGACCCTTGGATTGGAGAGAAGATTGTAAAGGAAGTTCAAAACTATTTTAAAGAGGAAAAAGTTGTTGACTTAATTGGGATTGCTCATAAAAATCATGAGGAGGTTGATAAGTGA
- a CDS encoding ABC transporter permease: protein MKKFTNLLKKEIRELVTLQLIISLIFTIILFNFLGSLTKSEIKKSVQLRDVYVLDLDKTDFSKELLNNLSVGGFRVNLINKEIQREDKNLAIDYARMKNLNFLLIIPRGFGDKVSSFQSTEVEFYSFIKSFSMGSTVGSSIVNNIINSINNYVSNNFLKAKFPNLNPESIKNPIKSKEFVIIKDRIAEASSSEVMNFVYSQSVFIPIVLMLVITYASQMVLSAIALEKQDKTLETLLTVPVSRRYIVVAKMAGAGIVGLISAGVYMLGYRSFFSGITGGVDINKLSSDIITKLGISFTPYGYLLLGLSLFLAILNALALSTILGVLSEDLRSAQGFSFPIIILIMIPYFLSLFTDINSLSLPVKLLVYAIPFSHPFIASSNILLGNYNIVYYGILYMLIVFIILIFIAARIFSTDQVITMKLRFGKKAKIGGI from the coding sequence ATGAAGAAGTTTACAAACCTTCTTAAGAAAGAAATTAGGGAACTCGTTACTTTGCAATTGATAATTTCTCTTATTTTTACAATTATCCTTTTTAATTTTCTGGGAAGTTTGACTAAAAGTGAGATTAAAAAGTCGGTTCAATTAAGAGATGTATATGTATTGGATTTGGATAAAACTGATTTTTCTAAGGAGCTTTTGAATAATTTATCTGTTGGCGGTTTTAGAGTTAATCTTATAAATAAGGAAATTCAGAGAGAAGATAAAAACCTTGCCATTGATTATGCAAGGATGAAAAACTTAAATTTTCTTTTGATAATTCCAAGGGGCTTCGGAGATAAAGTTTCCAGTTTTCAATCTACAGAGGTTGAATTTTACTCCTTTATAAAGAGCTTTTCTATGGGAAGTACTGTGGGGAGTTCTATTGTTAATAATATAATAAATTCCATAAATAATTATGTGTCTAATAATTTCTTAAAAGCCAAATTTCCTAACTTGAATCCTGAAAGTATTAAAAATCCTATAAAAAGCAAAGAGTTTGTGATCATAAAGGATAGAATTGCTGAGGCTTCTTCTTCTGAAGTTATGAATTTCGTCTACTCTCAATCGGTTTTTATACCCATTGTGCTTATGCTTGTCATAACTTATGCTTCTCAAATGGTCCTTTCGGCTATTGCTCTTGAAAAGCAAGATAAAACCCTTGAGACCCTACTTACAGTACCTGTAAGTAGAAGGTATATTGTGGTGGCAAAGATGGCTGGAGCTGGAATTGTGGGACTGATCTCTGCAGGTGTATACATGTTGGGTTATAGATCCTTTTTCTCTGGCATAACAGGAGGAGTTGATATAAATAAATTAAGTAGTGATATCATTACCAAGCTTGGGATTTCCTTTACTCCTTATGGTTATCTCCTTCTTGGATTATCTTTATTTTTAGCTATTCTTAACGCTTTAGCTTTATCTACGATTTTGGGGGTTTTATCGGAAGATTTGAGAAGTGCTCAGGGTTTTTCTTTTCCTATCATTATTCTTATAATGATTCCCTATTTTCTTTCCCTTTTCACCGATATAAATTCCCTTTCTTTACCTGTAAAGCTGTTGGTTTATGCTATTCCTTTTAGTCATCCTTTTATTGCTTCCTCAAACATACTCCTTGGAAATTATAACATAGTCTATTATGGGATTCTTTACATGCTTATAGTATTTATAATTCTGATTTTTATTGCTGCAAGAATTTTCTCTACCGATCAAGTGATTACTATGAAATTGAGATTTGGAAAAAAAGCTAAGATTGGAGGGATTTAA